In Canis aureus isolate CA01 chromosome 6, VMU_Caureus_v.1.0, whole genome shotgun sequence, one genomic interval encodes:
- the CHMP1B gene encoding charged multivesicular body protein 1b, with the protein MSNMEKHLFNLKFAAKELSRSAKKCDKEEKAEKAKIKKAIQKGNMEVARIHAENAIRQKNQAVNFLRMSARVDAVAARVQTAVTMGKVTKSMAGVVKSMDATLKTMNLEKISALMDKFEHQFETLDVQTQQMEDTMSSTTTLTTPQNQVDMLLQEMADEAGLDLNMELPQGQTGSVGTSVASAEQDELSQRLARLRDQV; encoded by the coding sequence ATGTCCAACATGGAGAAACACCTGTTCAACCTAAAGTTCGCCGCCAAAGAACTCAGCAGGAGTGCCAAAAAATGCGACAAGGAAGAAAAGGCCGAAAAGGCCAAGATTAAAAAGGCCATTCAGAAGGGCAACATGGAAGTGGCGAGGATACACGCCGAAAACGCCATTCGCCAGAAGAACCAGGCGGTGAATTTCCTGAGGATGAGTGCGCGGGTCGATGCGGTGGCTGCCAGAGTGCAGACGGCGGTGACGATGGGCAAGGTGACCAAGTCGATGGCCGGTGTGGTTAAGTCGATGGACGCAACGTTGAAGACCATGAATCTGGAGAAGATCTCTGCTTTGATGGACAAATTTGAGCACCAGTTTGAAACGCTGGACGTCCAGACGCAGCAGATGGAAGACACGATGAGCAGCACGACTACGCTGACCACCCCCCAGAACCAAGTGGATATGCTGCTCCAGGAAATGGCAGACGAGGCTGGCCTAGACCTCAACATGGAGCTGCCGCAGGGCCAGACCGGCTCCGTGGGCACCAGCGTGGCCTCCGCCGAGCAGGATGAACTGTCCCAGAGACTGGCCCGCCTGCGGGATCAGGTGTGA